A genomic window from Pseudogulbenkiania sp. MAI-1 includes:
- a CDS encoding amino acid ABC transporter ATP-binding protein: MIRFINVHKWFKDLHVLNGVNLNVAAGEVVVVCGPSGSGKSTLIRTVNQLESINSGEIWVDGKNVVDPKTDLNALRAEVGFVFQHFNLYPHLSVLDNITLSPLMVKKMERAAAEKLALQLLERVGLAHKKDAFPAQLSGGQQQRVAIARGLAMQPQVMLFDEPTSALDPEMIGEVLRVMKDLAESGMTMMVVTHEMGFAREVADRVVFVDHGQIIEEAQPEEFFMNPQHDRAKQFLRQLLTPMQ, from the coding sequence ATGATTCGCTTCATTAACGTGCACAAGTGGTTCAAGGACCTGCATGTCCTCAACGGCGTCAACCTGAACGTCGCGGCCGGCGAGGTGGTGGTGGTGTGCGGGCCGTCCGGCTCGGGCAAGTCCACGCTGATCCGCACCGTCAACCAGCTCGAATCGATCAACTCCGGCGAGATCTGGGTGGACGGCAAGAACGTGGTCGATCCCAAGACCGACCTCAACGCCCTGCGTGCCGAAGTGGGTTTCGTGTTCCAGCATTTCAACCTGTACCCGCATCTGTCGGTACTTGACAACATCACGCTGTCGCCTCTAATGGTTAAGAAGATGGAACGGGCGGCCGCCGAAAAGCTGGCACTGCAATTGCTAGAGCGGGTTGGACTGGCCCACAAGAAAGACGCCTTCCCGGCGCAGCTTTCTGGTGGGCAGCAGCAGCGTGTGGCGATCGCCCGCGGCCTGGCCATGCAGCCTCAGGTAATGCTGTTCGACGAGCCCACGTCGGCGCTGGACCCGGAAATGATCGGTGAAGTGCTGCGCGTGATGAAGGACCTGGCCGAGTCGGGCATGACCATGATGGTGGTGACCCATGAAATGGGCTTCGCCCGCGAAGTGGCCGACCGGGTGGTGTTTGTCGATCATGGCCAGATCATAGAAGAAGCCCAGCCTGAGGAGTTTTTCATGAACCCTCAGCATGATCGGGCCAAGCAGTTCCTGCGCCAGTTGCTGACGCCGATGCAGTGA
- the rsmA gene encoding 16S rRNA (adenine(1518)-N(6)/adenine(1519)-N(6))-dimethyltransferase RsmA — protein sequence MTKHIPRKRFGQNFLQDASVIESIVHAVNPQPGDIVVEIGPGLGALTRPLLARLPHLHVVEIDRDIISRLKSEFPPERLTIHEGDALAFDFASIGTRFKLIGNLPYNISTPLLFHLASYGDRVVDMHFMLQKEVIERMVAAPSTADYGRLTVMLQYRFEMEQILHVPPGAFWPPPKVESAVVRMIPAPGRCGVAKDERLLEALVTQAFSQRRKTLRNNLKGVLDEADFAALDIDPGLRPENLAVEQYVAMANLLSGRR from the coding sequence ATGACGAAACATATCCCCCGCAAGCGCTTCGGCCAGAACTTCCTGCAGGACGCCAGCGTGATCGAAAGCATCGTGCACGCGGTCAACCCGCAGCCCGGCGACATCGTGGTCGAAATCGGCCCCGGCCTAGGCGCGCTGACCCGGCCGCTCCTGGCGCGGCTGCCGCACCTGCACGTGGTCGAGATCGACCGCGACATCATCAGTCGCCTCAAGAGCGAGTTCCCGCCCGAGCGCCTGACCATCCACGAGGGCGACGCGCTGGCCTTCGATTTCGCCAGCATCGGCACGCGTTTCAAGCTGATCGGCAACCTGCCGTACAACATCTCCACGCCGCTGTTGTTCCACCTCGCGAGCTATGGCGACCGCGTGGTCGACATGCACTTCATGTTGCAGAAGGAAGTGATCGAGCGCATGGTGGCCGCACCGTCCACCGCGGATTACGGCCGGCTGACGGTGATGCTGCAGTATCGCTTTGAAATGGAACAGATTCTGCATGTACCGCCGGGCGCGTTCTGGCCGCCGCCCAAGGTGGAATCGGCGGTGGTGCGGATGATCCCGGCGCCGGGGCGCTGCGGCGTGGCAAAGGACGAGAGGCTGCTGGAAGCCCTGGTCACCCAGGCTTTCTCGCAGCGGCGCAAGACCCTGCGCAACAACCTCAAGGGTGTGCTGGACGAGGCCGATTTCGCCGCGCTGGATATCGACCCGGGCCTGCGCCCGGAGAACCTGGCGGTGGAGCAGTACGTGGCCATGGCCAACCTGCTGAGCGGCCGACGCTGA
- a CDS encoding YqaA family protein yields MMDAAALALAGLTASAFLSATLLPGNSELALAAYLYKWPDWLWPALLAATLANAAGSVSSLWLGRLAPKKALSPRLARWFERFGPATLLLAWVPLIGDALPLAAGWLRLPLLPSVLWLTVGKGLRYGAIALTLQTLVR; encoded by the coding sequence ATGATGGACGCGGCGGCGCTGGCGCTGGCCGGGCTCACCGCCTCGGCCTTCCTGTCGGCCACGCTGCTGCCGGGCAACTCCGAGCTGGCGCTTGCCGCCTACCTCTATAAATGGCCGGACTGGCTGTGGCCGGCACTGCTCGCGGCCACGCTCGCCAATGCCGCCGGCAGCGTCAGCAGCCTGTGGCTGGGGCGGCTGGCGCCGAAGAAGGCACTGTCGCCCCGGCTGGCGCGCTGGTTCGAGCGTTTCGGCCCCGCCACCCTGCTGTTGGCCTGGGTGCCGCTGATCGGCGACGCGCTGCCGCTGGCGGCGGGCTGGCTGCGCCTGCCGCTGCTGCCCAGCGTGCTGTGGCTCACCGTCGGCAAGGGGCTGCGCTACGGTGCCATTGCGCTGACCCTGCAGACGCTGGTGCGCTGA
- the cyaY gene encoding iron donor protein CyaY, protein MTDSEFLILTDGIFARIENAIDDAGLDADFLTTGNVLEIEFDNGAKIVINRHSSNHELWIAARSGGYHFAWNDGQWLAARDGAEFFATLSQAVREASGQDFEITE, encoded by the coding sequence ATGACCGACAGCGAATTCCTCATCCTCACCGACGGCATCTTCGCCCGCATCGAGAACGCCATCGACGACGCCGGCCTCGACGCCGACTTCCTCACCACCGGCAACGTGCTGGAAATCGAGTTCGACAACGGCGCCAAGATCGTGATCAACCGCCACAGCAGCAACCACGAGCTGTGGATCGCCGCCAGGAGCGGCGGCTACCACTTCGCCTGGAACGACGGCCAGTGGCTCGCCGCGCGCGACGGCGCCGAATTCTTCGCCACGCTGTCGCAGGCGGTGCGCGAAGCCTCCGGCCAGGACTTCGAGATCACCGAATGA
- a CDS encoding lipoprotein: MRTMISLVALCLLATACGYKGPLYLPKDAPAQQHKDASAP, from the coding sequence ATGCGAACCATGATCTCCCTCGTGGCCCTGTGCCTGCTGGCCACGGCCTGCGGCTACAAGGGGCCGCTCTACCTGCCCAAGGACGCGCCGGCCCAGCAGCACAAGGACGCCTCGGCGCCGTGA